A section of the Bradyrhizobium oligotrophicum S58 genome encodes:
- the ggt gene encoding gamma-glutamyltransferase, with protein sequence MLLQAASLPARALDASGIDLLQPPGLAAPAQPPAHGMVVAQERIAAQVGQRVLELGGNAVDAAVATGFAMAVTYPVAGNIGGGGFMVVHLAASNEDIAIDYRETGPAAITRDIFLTDGKPDNAKSRDSALSIGVPGSVAGLALALEKYGSGKFTLAQLLHPAIVLARDGIPVADDVAVTLPMMAPRLAKWKSSAAIFIRPDGTVLKEGDRLVQRDLAATLTAIAEQGPRGFYEGPVADKLAKAIQDAGGIMTSADLKSYQPVLRTPVRGTYRGHDIVSMPLPSSGGTVLIEMLNILEGFPLAELKQGSPASLHLLIEAMKRAYADRARYLGDPAFVDAPVRAMLSKDYATRQRAGIDPAHATSAGDVLNIKPLREGSNTTHFSVVDNDGNAVSNTYTLNFPYGVGLVADGTGVLLNNELDDFTAAPGASNAFGLVGFEANLPGPGKRPLSSMSPTIVLKDGKPVLVTGSPGGSRIISTVLQVIVNVIDYQMDVRQAVGAPRLHHQWMPDEVRVEKGFADDVLAGLRARGHKIEEPMGRTSANSILVTSDGFVGAPDPRSKGATAAGR encoded by the coding sequence ATGCTGTTGCAGGCCGCCAGCCTGCCGGCGCGGGCACTCGACGCCAGCGGCATCGACCTGCTCCAGCCGCCCGGTCTCGCCGCGCCAGCGCAACCCCCGGCCCATGGCATGGTGGTGGCGCAGGAAAGGATTGCCGCGCAGGTTGGCCAGCGCGTTCTGGAACTCGGCGGCAACGCGGTCGATGCCGCGGTCGCAACCGGCTTTGCGATGGCGGTCACGTACCCGGTCGCCGGCAATATCGGCGGCGGCGGATTCATGGTCGTTCATCTCGCCGCCAGCAACGAGGACATCGCGATCGACTACCGCGAGACCGGCCCGGCCGCCATCACGCGCGACATCTTCCTCACCGACGGCAAGCCGGACAATGCCAAGTCGCGCGATTCCGCGCTGTCGATCGGCGTGCCCGGATCGGTGGCCGGCCTCGCGCTCGCTTTGGAGAAATACGGATCGGGCAAGTTCACGCTGGCGCAACTGCTGCATCCGGCGATCGTCCTGGCGCGCGACGGCATCCCCGTTGCCGACGACGTCGCCGTCACGCTGCCGATGATGGCGCCGCGGTTGGCGAAATGGAAATCGTCGGCCGCGATCTTCATCCGTCCCGACGGCACCGTGCTCAAAGAGGGAGACCGGCTGGTCCAGCGCGACCTCGCAGCAACGCTCACGGCGATCGCCGAGCAGGGCCCGCGCGGTTTCTACGAGGGTCCGGTCGCCGACAAGCTTGCCAAGGCGATCCAGGATGCCGGCGGCATCATGACGTCGGCAGATCTGAAATCCTACCAGCCGGTGCTGCGCACGCCGGTGCGCGGCACCTATCGCGGCCACGACATCGTCTCGATGCCGCTGCCATCGTCGGGCGGCACCGTGCTGATCGAGATGCTGAACATCCTCGAAGGCTTTCCGCTCGCCGAGCTGAAGCAGGGCTCGCCGGCATCTCTGCACCTCCTGATCGAGGCGATGAAGCGCGCCTATGCCGATCGCGCGCGTTATCTCGGCGATCCCGCCTTCGTCGATGCGCCCGTCAGGGCGATGCTGTCGAAGGACTATGCCACGCGCCAGCGCGCCGGCATCGATCCCGCGCACGCCACCAGCGCCGGCGATGTCCTCAACATCAAGCCGCTGCGCGAAGGCAGCAACACCACGCATTTCTCGGTGGTCGACAATGACGGCAACGCCGTCAGCAACACCTACACGCTCAACTTCCCTTACGGCGTCGGCCTGGTCGCCGACGGCACTGGCGTGCTGCTCAACAACGAGCTCGACGATTTCACCGCCGCGCCCGGCGCCTCCAACGCCTTCGGCCTGGTCGGTTTCGAGGCCAATCTGCCCGGCCCGGGCAAGCGGCCGCTATCGTCGATGTCGCCGACCATCGTGCTGAAGGACGGCAAGCCGGTGCTGGTGACGGGCTCGCCCGGCGGCAGCCGCATCATCTCGACCGTGCTGCAGGTGATCGTCAACGTGATCGACTACCAGATGGACGTTCGCCAGGCCGTGGGCGCGCCGCGCCTGCACCATCAATGGATGCCGGACGAGGTGCGGGTCGAGAAGGGCTTTGCCGATGACGTTCTGGCCGGCCTGCGCGCACGAGGTCACAAGATCGAGGAGCCGATGGGGCGGACATCCGCCAATTCGATCCTGGTGACCTCGGATGGATTCGTCGGCGCACCGGATCCGCGCAGCAAGGGCGCGACCGCGGCCGGGCGCTGA
- a CDS encoding MFS transporter: protein MAVTTIETSGAADGRLYPGRTAVVSWIFFDWATQPYFTLITTFVFAPYFAAHVAPNAASGQALWGFATAAAGIVIALLSPVFGAIADATGRRKPWIAAFGAMLVIGSCLMWIGRPGAPDLIPPLLAAYVIATIGVEFATVFNNAMMPTLVPPERIGRLSGTGWATGYVGGIVSLIIVLGFLAANPDTGRTLFGVMPLFGLDPVTHEGDRISGPLTGLWFIAFVLPMFLFTPDYPARHRLGAAVREGIGQLRETLRSLPQQRDVALFLIANMIYTDGLVSLFAFGGIYAAGTFGWNTIQIGTFGIILAAAGTLGGWLGGKLDDLLGPKRVIAGSMTLLLLAIVGILMVNTDSILFIPVAPAMPGGPLFASLPERAYLVLGCIIGACGAPLQAASRSLLIRMVPRDRVAQYFGLFALTGKVTSFIGPLLIGIITAATASQKAGMAVLVLFFATGLLLLSQVRVRA, encoded by the coding sequence ATGGCCGTCACCACGATCGAGACCTCCGGCGCGGCCGACGGCCGACTGTATCCCGGTCGCACGGCCGTCGTCAGCTGGATCTTCTTCGATTGGGCGACGCAGCCCTATTTCACGCTGATCACGACCTTCGTGTTCGCGCCCTATTTCGCCGCGCATGTCGCGCCCAACGCCGCCAGCGGCCAGGCGCTGTGGGGCTTCGCCACGGCCGCGGCCGGCATCGTCATCGCGCTGCTGTCGCCCGTGTTCGGTGCCATCGCCGACGCCACCGGCCGGCGCAAGCCGTGGATCGCGGCGTTCGGCGCCATGCTGGTGATCGGCTCGTGCCTGATGTGGATCGGGCGTCCCGGGGCCCCCGATCTGATTCCGCCGCTGCTGGCGGCCTACGTGATCGCGACCATCGGCGTCGAGTTCGCGACCGTGTTCAACAATGCGATGATGCCAACCCTGGTGCCGCCCGAGCGCATCGGCCGCCTGTCCGGCACCGGCTGGGCCACCGGTTATGTCGGAGGCATCGTCTCGCTCATCATCGTGCTCGGCTTTCTCGCCGCCAATCCCGACACGGGCCGCACGCTGTTCGGGGTCATGCCGCTGTTCGGGCTCGATCCCGTGACACATGAAGGCGACCGCATCTCCGGTCCGCTCACCGGGCTCTGGTTCATCGCGTTCGTGCTGCCGATGTTTCTGTTCACGCCGGACTATCCGGCGCGGCATCGGTTGGGTGCCGCGGTGCGTGAAGGCATCGGCCAATTGAGAGAGACGCTGCGCAGCCTGCCGCAGCAGCGCGACGTCGCGCTCTTTCTCATTGCCAACATGATCTACACCGATGGGCTGGTGTCGCTGTTCGCGTTCGGCGGCATCTATGCCGCCGGCACGTTCGGCTGGAACACGATCCAGATCGGCACCTTCGGCATCATCCTCGCCGCCGCCGGCACGCTGGGGGGCTGGCTCGGCGGCAAGCTCGATGATCTCCTGGGACCGAAGCGCGTCATCGCTGGCAGTATGACCCTGCTGCTGCTCGCGATCGTCGGGATACTCATGGTCAACACTGACTCGATCCTGTTCATTCCGGTGGCGCCGGCGATGCCCGGCGGCCCGCTGTTCGCCTCGCTGCCGGAGCGCGCCTATCTCGTGCTCGGCTGCATCATCGGCGCCTGCGGCGCGCCGCTGCAGGCCGCGTCGCGCTCGCTGCTGATCAGGATGGTGCCGAGGGATCGCGTCGCGCAGTATTTCGGGCTTTTCGCGCTCACGGGCAAGGTGACGTCGTTCATCGGCCCGCTGCTGATCGGCATCATCACCGCCGCGACAGCGAGCCAGAAGGCCGGCATGGCCGTGCTGGTGCTGTTCTTCGCAACGGGGCTGCTGCTGTTGTCCCAGGTCAGGGTTCGCGCGTGA
- a CDS encoding bifunctional diguanylate cyclase/phosphodiesterase: MSWAIRLRSGLSAGAVRESGGQPTRRTATTRPIVVLVLCGAFLIALVIGVIALILSNLRQHAIEQSKQQLLATATVLVRQTARDFQSIDLIEANLIEYMETLAIVSDELYGRAMVGRGIHLLLKDRISGFPHIKAVMLVGADGRLINSSEAWPIPQIDFAGRDFFEALKTSPRLSSIIGAPTLDPQNGAGIISFARKFRGSNGEFLGLVVCTVASQYFEESYGTLARGTDESTALFRDDGTLLVHYPHVDPQIGNSFAHVVPRARMLRAGRGANAPHDVENSGRLIAEARLPNVPISLTASTTVAAALGDWWTEASYLVGLTIVLVVAIGGTGAVVVQFFRRQSIQLDATLNNLSQGVCMYDQHRRLILCNDRYAEMFHLPHELTMPGITLDQIFDHQVSHGLHPESGPHRYIRGMMDIVAANEPASTVTEFSDGRAMVTVFRPAPGGGFVTTVEDISEQKRAEKRIAYIAHHDSLTGLHNRAAFSDYLATTIEETVRTGGTFAILCLDLDRFKEVNDLHGHLVGDALLREVARRLQAVAGGAFLARVGGDEFVVITVGEAQAAAVGQLAEQLRTVLRGDIEIAGRQLGIGLSIGIASCPADGATPETLLANADVALYRAKAEGRDAIRFFEADMAAQLRDQRELQHDLQSAVSNDELRLDFQPLAKIDGEIVGFEALVRWHHPSRGLVPPGVFIPLTEENGLIIPIGEWILRAACREAASWSNRLQISVNLSPVQFRNDDIVRLVHETLIETGLDAARLELEITEGVLIDDFSRAMSILRRLKALGVRIALDDFGTGYSSMSYLQAFPFDMIKIDRSFISNLERSAQSKALLRGVIGLARGLELPVTAEGVETRAQLDVLTRAGCDLVQGYLIGRPGSIDGYAGIVGRPTGPERRSSSASQTNSMRGAR, translated from the coding sequence ATGTCGTGGGCCATTCGCTTGCGTAGCGGCTTGTCAGCGGGCGCTGTGCGGGAGAGCGGCGGGCAGCCGACCCGCCGGACGGCCACGACCCGGCCGATCGTGGTCCTCGTGCTGTGCGGCGCATTTCTCATCGCGCTCGTGATCGGCGTGATCGCCCTCATCCTGTCCAATCTGCGTCAGCATGCGATCGAACAGAGCAAGCAGCAGCTTCTGGCAACCGCGACCGTGCTCGTCCGGCAGACGGCGCGCGACTTCCAGTCGATCGATCTCATCGAGGCCAATCTGATCGAATACATGGAGACGCTCGCGATCGTCTCCGATGAGCTCTATGGCCGCGCCATGGTGGGCCGTGGCATCCACCTGTTGCTGAAGGACAGGATCAGCGGCTTCCCGCATATCAAGGCGGTGATGCTGGTCGGCGCGGATGGCCGGCTGATCAACTCATCGGAGGCCTGGCCGATCCCGCAAATCGATTTTGCCGGGCGGGATTTCTTCGAGGCGCTGAAGACAAGCCCGAGATTGAGCTCGATCATCGGCGCGCCGACGCTGGATCCCCAGAACGGCGCTGGGATCATATCTTTCGCCCGCAAATTCCGGGGATCGAACGGAGAATTCCTCGGTCTCGTGGTTTGCACGGTCGCGTCGCAGTATTTCGAGGAGTCCTATGGCACGCTGGCGCGCGGGACCGATGAATCGACGGCGCTGTTTCGCGATGACGGCACCTTGCTCGTGCACTACCCACATGTCGATCCACAGATCGGAAATTCATTTGCTCACGTCGTTCCTCGCGCAAGGATGCTGCGGGCGGGCCGGGGCGCGAACGCGCCGCACGATGTCGAAAATTCCGGGCGACTGATCGCTGAAGCGCGGCTGCCGAACGTCCCGATCAGCCTGACGGCAAGTACGACGGTCGCCGCCGCGCTGGGCGACTGGTGGACGGAGGCGTCCTATCTGGTCGGCCTTACCATCGTCCTCGTCGTCGCGATCGGCGGCACGGGCGCCGTCGTCGTGCAGTTCTTCCGCAGGCAAAGCATCCAGCTCGACGCCACGCTGAACAACCTGTCGCAGGGCGTCTGCATGTACGACCAGCACCGGCGCCTGATCCTGTGCAATGACCGCTATGCCGAGATGTTCCACCTGCCGCACGAACTGACGATGCCGGGGATCACGCTCGACCAGATCTTCGACCATCAGGTCTCGCACGGCCTGCATCCGGAAAGCGGTCCGCACCGGTACATCCGCGGGATGATGGACATCGTCGCCGCCAACGAACCGGCGAGCACGGTGACGGAGTTTTCCGACGGGCGCGCCATGGTGACCGTGTTCCGTCCGGCGCCAGGCGGTGGCTTCGTCACCACGGTCGAGGACATCTCAGAGCAGAAACGCGCCGAGAAGCGGATCGCGTATATCGCCCACCACGACTCGCTGACCGGTCTGCACAATCGCGCGGCGTTCTCCGACTATCTCGCGACGACCATCGAAGAGACCGTGCGCACCGGCGGCACGTTCGCGATCCTGTGCCTCGATCTCGACCGCTTCAAGGAGGTCAACGACCTCCACGGCCATCTGGTCGGCGATGCATTGCTGCGCGAGGTGGCGAGGCGGCTGCAGGCCGTTGCCGGCGGCGCCTTCCTGGCGCGCGTGGGCGGCGACGAATTCGTGGTCATCACCGTCGGCGAGGCGCAGGCCGCGGCCGTAGGCCAGCTGGCCGAGCAGCTCAGGACCGTGCTGCGCGGCGATATCGAGATCGCCGGACGGCAGCTGGGCATCGGACTGAGCATCGGCATTGCCTCCTGTCCCGCCGATGGGGCCACGCCGGAAACGCTGCTCGCCAACGCCGACGTCGCGCTGTACCGCGCCAAGGCCGAAGGACGCGACGCGATCAGATTTTTCGAGGCCGACATGGCCGCTCAGTTGCGCGATCAACGCGAACTGCAGCACGACCTGCAGTCCGCGGTCTCCAACGACGAGTTGCGGCTCGACTTCCAGCCGCTGGCGAAGATCGACGGCGAGATCGTGGGCTTCGAAGCGCTGGTTCGCTGGCACCATCCGAGTCGTGGCCTGGTGCCGCCGGGAGTCTTCATTCCGCTGACGGAAGAGAACGGCCTGATCATCCCGATCGGCGAATGGATCCTGCGCGCCGCATGCCGTGAGGCGGCATCGTGGTCGAACAGGCTGCAGATTTCCGTCAACCTGTCGCCGGTGCAATTCCGCAACGACGACATCGTGCGGCTCGTCCACGAGACCCTGATCGAGACCGGATTGGATGCAGCGCGCCTCGAACTCGAGATCACGGAAGGCGTCCTGATCGACGATTTCTCCCGCGCGATGTCGATCCTGCGACGGCTCAAGGCGCTCGGCGTGCGCATCGCGCTCGATGATTTCGGCACCGGCTATTCCTCGATGTCCTATCTGCAGGCATTCCCGTTCGACATGATCAAGATCGATCGCAGCTTCATCTCGAATCTCGAGCGCAGCGCGCAATCGAAGGCCCTGTTGCGCGGCGTCATCGGACTGGCGCGCGGGCTCGAGCTTCCGGTGACCGCCGAGGGCGTCGAGACGCGAGCTCAGCTCGATGTGCTCACGCGCGCCGGCTGCGACCTCGTACAGGGCTACCTGATCGGACGCCCCGGCTCGATCGACGGCTATGCCGGCATCGTGGGCCGGCCGACCGGTCCGGAACGGCGTAGTTCGTCGGCGAGCCAAACAAATAGTATGCGCGGCGCGCGATGA
- a CDS encoding amino acid ABC transporter substrate-binding protein: MTRLRLVLTAAALCFAGHAAIAEELTGTLEKIRSTGILTIGHRESSIPFSYYDKNDKVVGYAMDLCAIVADAVKARLGLAKLEIKLVPITPSLRIPSILSGKIDIGCETMTNNLERQKVVAFSSTFFVAANRFVSKAAARVRTLDDLKGRTVVSTIGSTNLKQISELNAERNLGLTIIAAKDNFEAFRMVETDRAVAHVMDDILLYGTVANSSAPADYVVSDEALSVEPYAILLPPDDPAFKRVVDDALTATYRSGEITRIYARWFLGPIPPNGVNLNIPMSTALKRAIEHPTDSGDPETYRVQNATR, from the coding sequence ATGACGCGCCTCAGATTGGTCCTGACCGCAGCCGCGCTGTGCTTCGCCGGCCATGCCGCGATCGCGGAGGAACTGACGGGAACGCTGGAGAAGATCAGGAGCACCGGGATCCTCACGATCGGACATCGTGAATCGTCGATCCCGTTCTCCTACTACGACAAGAACGACAAGGTCGTGGGCTATGCCATGGACCTCTGCGCCATCGTCGCGGATGCCGTGAAGGCTCGCCTTGGCCTGGCAAAGCTTGAGATCAAGCTGGTCCCGATCACGCCGTCGCTTCGCATTCCCTCGATCCTGAGCGGCAAGATCGACATCGGCTGCGAGACCATGACCAACAACCTCGAACGGCAAAAGGTCGTGGCGTTCTCCTCGACCTTCTTCGTGGCGGCCAACCGCTTTGTTTCGAAGGCGGCGGCTCGTGTGCGGACGCTGGACGATCTCAAGGGCCGGACGGTGGTGTCGACCATCGGGTCGACCAATCTCAAGCAGATCAGCGAGCTGAATGCGGAACGCAACCTTGGCCTCACCATCATCGCCGCCAAGGACAATTTCGAGGCCTTCCGCATGGTGGAAACCGATCGCGCCGTCGCGCATGTCATGGACGATATCCTGCTGTACGGGACCGTCGCCAACTCGTCGGCTCCGGCCGACTACGTCGTGTCGGACGAAGCGCTGTCGGTCGAGCCCTACGCGATTCTGCTGCCGCCTGACGATCCCGCCTTCAAGAGGGTGGTCGACGATGCGCTGACGGCGACGTACCGCAGCGGCGAAATCACCAGGATCTATGCCAGATGGTTTCTCGGCCCGATCCCGCCGAACGGCGTCAACCTCAACATCCCGATGAGCACGGCGCTGAAGCGCGCGATCGAGCATCCGACCGACAGCGGTGATCCGGAAACGTATCGAGTCCAGAACGCGACGCGATGA
- the purH gene encoding bifunctional phosphoribosylaminoimidazolecarboxamide formyltransferase/IMP cyclohydrolase produces MTNQLRPVRRALLSVSDKTRLPDFARALAARGVELISTGGTAKAIAEAGLKVKDVSDLTGFPEMMDGRVKTLHPKVHGGLLAIRDNDEHTEAMKTHNIAPIDLLVVNLYPFEATVERGASFNDCIENIDIGGPAMIRAASKNHEDVAVVVDVNDYDAVLEDLARHEGSTTLLLRRRLAAKAYARTAAYDAAISNWFAATIQNDSPDYRAFGGKLIQSLRYGENPHQNAAFYALPGRRPGVATARQLQGKELSYNNINDTDAAYECIAEFDPARTAACVIVKHANPCGVAEGPDLATAYQKALACDSTSAFGGIIAMNRKLDAATARAITGIFTEVIIAPDATEEAIAIIAGRKQLRLLLAGDLPDPREAGLTAKTVAGGLLVQSRDNAVVDDMTLKVVTRRAPTEAELRDLRFAFRVAKHVKSNTIVYAKDSATVGIGAGQMSRVDSARIAARKALDAAGELKLAEPLTKGSVVASDAFFPFADGMLACIEAGATAVIQPGGSMRDDEVIKAADEHGIAMVMSGVRHFKH; encoded by the coding sequence ATGACCAATCAGCTTCGTCCCGTTCGCCGTGCTCTGCTTTCCGTGTCCGACAAGACCCGCCTGCCCGACTTCGCGCGGGCGCTCGCGGCGCGCGGTGTCGAATTGATTTCCACCGGCGGCACCGCCAAGGCCATCGCCGAGGCCGGCCTGAAGGTGAAGGATGTCTCCGACCTCACCGGCTTTCCCGAGATGATGGACGGTCGCGTCAAGACACTGCACCCCAAGGTGCATGGCGGCCTGCTCGCGATCCGCGACAATGACGAGCACACCGAGGCGATGAAGACGCACAACATCGCCCCGATCGATCTCCTCGTCGTCAATCTCTATCCGTTCGAGGCCACCGTCGAGCGCGGTGCGTCGTTCAACGACTGTATCGAGAACATCGACATCGGCGGGCCGGCGATGATCCGCGCGGCCTCGAAGAACCACGAGGACGTCGCGGTCGTCGTCGACGTCAACGACTACGACGCCGTGCTCGAGGACCTCGCACGGCATGAGGGCTCGACCACCCTGCTGCTGCGCCGCCGGCTCGCCGCCAAGGCCTATGCCCGCACCGCCGCCTATGACGCCGCGATCTCCAACTGGTTCGCCGCGACGATTCAGAACGATTCGCCGGACTACCGCGCCTTCGGTGGCAAGCTGATCCAGTCGCTACGCTACGGCGAGAATCCGCATCAGAATGCGGCATTCTACGCGCTGCCCGGCCGCCGCCCCGGCGTCGCCACCGCGCGGCAGCTGCAAGGCAAGGAGCTGTCCTACAACAACATCAACGACACCGACGCGGCCTATGAGTGCATCGCCGAGTTCGACCCGGCGCGCACCGCGGCCTGCGTCATCGTCAAGCACGCCAACCCCTGCGGCGTCGCCGAAGGGCCCGACCTCGCCACCGCCTACCAGAAGGCGCTGGCCTGCGATTCGACCTCCGCGTTCGGCGGCATCATCGCCATGAACCGCAAGCTCGACGCCGCCACCGCGCGCGCGATCACCGGCATCTTCACCGAGGTCATCATCGCCCCCGACGCGACCGAAGAAGCGATCGCGATCATCGCTGGCCGCAAGCAGCTGCGGCTGCTGCTGGCGGGCGACCTGCCGGATCCGCGCGAAGCCGGCCTCACCGCCAAGACGGTGGCGGGCGGGCTGCTGGTGCAGAGCCGCGACAATGCCGTGGTCGACGACATGACCTTGAAGGTCGTCACCAGGCGTGCGCCCACCGAGGCCGAGCTGCGCGACCTGCGCTTCGCCTTCCGCGTCGCCAAGCACGTGAAGTCGAACACCATCGTCTACGCCAAGGATTCTGCAACCGTCGGCATCGGCGCCGGCCAGATGAGCCGGGTCGATTCGGCGCGCATCGCCGCGCGCAAGGCGCTCGATGCCGCAGGCGAGCTCAAGCTCGCCGAGCCGCTGACCAAGGGATCGGTGGTCGCCTCCGATGCGTTCTTCCCGTTCGCCGACGGCATGCTGGCCTGCATCGAGGCCGGTGCCACCGCAGTGATCCAGCCGGGCGGCTCGATGCGCGATGACGAGGTCATCAAGGCCGCCGACGAGCATGGCATCGCCATGGTGATGTCGGGCGTCCGGCATTTCAAGCACTAG
- a CDS encoding heparinase II/III family protein: MGRFARSLMSNVSGVSVSVSGLWPGRADRLIIAPHDLRTSDATRAAEIYAGRFVFAGKIVTCHGRSIFDLEPPSEDWEVALLGFGWLRHLRAADTALTRANARALVDDWITNQIGRHPLSRRADVLARRVISLLSQAPLVLADSDGKFYRRYLRGLTREIRYLRYSTIDIPDGAPRLQVLIALCYAALCLANQAKHIRSASRKLSEELQRQILPDGGHVSRNPGALIELLIDLLPLRQTFAARNIAPPPALLNAIDRMMPMLRFFRHGDGNMALFNGMGGTPSDLLATLLAYDDTHGTPMANMPHSGFQRLDAGPMTVIVDTGPPPPPHLSHEAHAGCLAFELSSGASRIVINCGLPSTGRDNWRTFARSTVAHSTLTYHNTSSCTFVEMSAMKRLLHGAPIVSGPTRVENFREVVPDGTVLSTSHNGYAAKFGLIHRRVLVAANDGSRLDGEDTVTPAQGARLRGGGSDYALRFHLHPAVKASRLSDGRGAMLVLPNREVWTFETFDDRVDLEDSVFLAGNDGPRRTTQLVIRQDAQQAPSIRWSFVRSSTSPTETNARRNARREPELPL, encoded by the coding sequence ATGGGCCGCTTTGCGCGCAGCCTGATGTCCAATGTCAGCGGTGTATCGGTATCGGTGTCCGGATTATGGCCGGGACGCGCCGACCGACTCATCATTGCGCCGCACGATCTGCGTACATCGGACGCCACCCGCGCCGCCGAGATCTATGCCGGCCGCTTCGTCTTCGCCGGCAAGATCGTCACTTGCCATGGCCGTTCGATCTTCGACCTCGAGCCGCCGTCCGAGGACTGGGAAGTCGCGCTGCTCGGCTTCGGCTGGCTGCGACATCTGCGCGCAGCCGACACCGCGCTGACCCGTGCCAATGCCCGCGCTCTGGTGGACGACTGGATCACCAACCAGATCGGCCGCCACCCGCTGAGCCGCCGCGCCGACGTGCTCGCGCGCCGCGTGATCTCGCTGCTGTCACAGGCGCCGCTGGTGCTGGCGGATTCCGACGGCAAGTTCTACCGCCGTTATCTGCGCGGACTGACCCGCGAGATCCGCTATCTCCGTTATTCGACCATCGACATCCCCGACGGGGCGCCGCGGCTGCAGGTGCTGATCGCGCTATGCTACGCGGCGTTGTGCCTCGCCAACCAGGCCAAGCACATCCGCAGCGCCAGCCGCAAACTCTCCGAGGAGTTGCAGCGGCAGATCCTGCCCGATGGCGGCCACGTTTCGCGCAATCCCGGCGCCCTGATCGAGCTCCTGATCGACCTGTTGCCGCTGCGCCAGACGTTTGCGGCCCGCAACATTGCTCCACCGCCGGCGCTGCTCAACGCCATCGACCGCATGATGCCGATGCTGCGCTTCTTCCGGCATGGCGACGGCAACATGGCGCTGTTCAACGGCATGGGCGGCACCCCGTCGGACCTGCTGGCGACCTTGCTCGCCTATGACGACACGCACGGCACGCCGATGGCGAACATGCCGCATTCCGGCTTCCAACGCCTCGACGCCGGTCCGATGACGGTCATCGTCGACACCGGTCCGCCGCCGCCACCGCATCTCAGCCACGAGGCCCATGCCGGCTGCCTCGCGTTCGAGCTGTCCTCCGGCGCGTCACGCATCGTGATCAATTGCGGCCTGCCATCGACCGGCCGTGACAACTGGCGCACCTTCGCGCGATCAACCGTGGCGCATTCGACGCTGACCTATCACAACACGTCGTCCTGCACCTTCGTCGAGATGTCGGCGATGAAGCGCCTGCTGCACGGCGCGCCGATCGTGTCGGGCCCGACGCGGGTCGAGAATTTCCGCGAGGTCGTGCCTGACGGCACGGTGCTGTCGACCTCGCATAATGGCTATGCGGCGAAGTTCGGCCTGATCCACCGCCGCGTCCTGGTCGCGGCCAATGACGGCTCGCGGCTCGACGGCGAGGACACCGTGACCCCGGCGCAGGGCGCGCGGCTGCGCGGCGGCGGCTCCGACTACGCGCTGCGCTTTCACCTGCATCCGGCGGTCAAGGCCAGCCGGCTCAGCGACGGCCGCGGCGCGATGCTGGTGCTGCCCAATCGCGAGGTCTGGACGTTCGAGACGTTCGACGACCGGGTGGATCTCGAGGACAGCGTGTTCCTGGCCGGCAATGACGGCCCGCGCCGCACCACTCAGCTGGTGATCCGGCAGGATGCGCAGCAGGCCCCCTCGATCCGCTGGAGCTTCGTGCGCTCGTCGACCTCGCCGACGGAGACCAATGCGCGGCGCAACGCGCGGCGAGAGCCGGAATTGCCGTTGTAG